Within the Candidatus Lokiarchaeota archaeon genome, the region GAACAAAGCAGGAGGTGGTTGCACTTCGCGATGTGACATTGAGCATCAAACGCGGAGAGGTCTTTGGCCTCCTGGGCCCTAATGGGGCAGGTAAGACTACACTGATTCGCATTCTTATTGGGCTTCTCACTCCAACCAGAGGACACGCCTCAGTTCTTGGCTATGATGTCCTCGAAGAAATTGAGAGTATACGAC harbors:
- a CDS encoding ATP-binding cassette domain-containing protein; this encodes MKNDIIEISNLSKVFEAGTKQEVVALRDVTLSIKRGEVFGLLGPNGAGKTTLIRILIGLLTPTRGHASVLGYDVLEEIESIR